The following proteins are encoded in a genomic region of Gimesia algae:
- a CDS encoding Na/Pi cotransporter family protein, whose amino-acid sequence MTTTLIGGLGIFLLGMKYMSQGLQSIAGASLRRLIGAVTNNRILATLVGFLVTILVQSSSVTTVMTVGFVNGGLMSLTQAIGVIMGANIGTTVTGWILVLKIGKYGLPMLGVSAFVYLFSKNEKLRYTALAIMGVGMVFFGLQLMKEACAFLKDMPEFREWFLQFQADTFIGLYQCMLAGCILTVLVQSSSATLGITISLATTGLIPFETAAALVLGENIGTTVTALLASIGTTTNARRAAYFHFLFNISGVIWISTIFFWYVQFIPWIINVDVTQTAVVNGETIYPNAALAIAATHSVFNIVNTIVFLPFSGMIATFLNRIVHDRSQEISHLQSLDIRILETPALAIDQSRGEVIKMGLMCDEMAQILYRVLSQEKPDPDDVEKLFQHEEELDRMQDEVTSYITHLLAMDLTQDVISKGRCQLRMADEYESISDYLQRIAKFRLKLNKQGRVFDDVHNHSLLDLLTMVEKQLNHVTTAYQQSHTDVVSATIRSGTEIKHRVKTLQREHLDYLSAEKVDPYINVSYTSTLNALRRVRDHVINLAEALAGEK is encoded by the coding sequence ATGACGACCACCCTCATTGGAGGTCTGGGGATCTTCCTCCTGGGAATGAAATACATGTCCCAGGGGCTTCAATCGATTGCCGGCGCCAGTTTGCGGCGGCTGATCGGTGCCGTCACCAATAACCGCATTCTGGCAACACTCGTCGGCTTCCTGGTTACCATCCTGGTCCAGTCCAGTTCTGTGACCACCGTCATGACGGTCGGCTTCGTAAACGGGGGGCTGATGTCTCTGACCCAGGCGATTGGCGTCATCATGGGCGCCAACATCGGGACCACGGTGACAGGCTGGATTCTGGTGCTGAAAATCGGCAAATACGGTCTGCCGATGTTGGGGGTTTCCGCCTTTGTCTACCTGTTTTCAAAAAATGAAAAACTGCGTTACACTGCATTAGCGATCATGGGTGTCGGTATGGTCTTTTTTGGCCTGCAACTCATGAAAGAAGCCTGCGCGTTTCTCAAGGATATGCCAGAATTTAGAGAATGGTTTCTGCAGTTTCAGGCCGACACATTTATAGGTTTATATCAGTGTATGCTCGCGGGCTGCATTTTGACGGTACTCGTACAATCCTCATCTGCAACACTGGGAATTACGATCTCTCTGGCAACAACCGGTTTGATTCCCTTTGAAACGGCAGCCGCTCTGGTTTTGGGTGAGAATATCGGCACCACAGTGACAGCGTTACTGGCTTCCATCGGCACCACCACCAATGCCCGCCGCGCTGCCTATTTCCACTTTCTGTTTAATATTTCCGGTGTCATCTGGATTTCGACGATTTTCTTCTGGTACGTCCAATTTATTCCCTGGATCATAAATGTAGATGTGACACAGACTGCCGTCGTCAATGGAGAAACCATCTATCCCAATGCGGCTCTGGCGATTGCCGCGACCCACTCGGTGTTCAATATCGTCAACACGATTGTATTTCTACCGTTTTCCGGAATGATAGCCACATTTCTTAATCGGATTGTCCATGATCGGTCCCAGGAAATCTCTCATTTGCAAAGTCTGGATATCCGTATTCTGGAAACTCCGGCACTGGCCATTGATCAGTCACGCGGAGAAGTGATTAAAATGGGACTGATGTGTGATGAAATGGCCCAGATTTTATACCGGGTCCTGTCGCAGGAGAAACCGGATCCCGATGATGTCGAGAAGCTGTTTCAGCATGAAGAAGAACTCGACCGGATGCAGGATGAAGTAACCAGCTACATCACCCATCTGCTCGCCATGGATCTGACTCAGGATGTGATTTCCAAAGGACGCTGCCAGTTACGTATGGCGGATGAATATGAATCCATCAGTGACTACCTGCAGCGGATTGCCAAATTCAGGCTGAAATTAAACAAACAGGGCAGGGTCTTTGATGATGTGCATAATCACTCTCTGCTGGATCTGCTCACGATGGTCGAAAAACAGTTGAACCATGTCACCACCGCTTATCAGCAATCTCACACCGACGTTGTTTCCGCCACGATTCGGTCCGGCACGGAAATCAAGCATCGGGTCAAAACGCTGCAGCGAGAACATCTGGACTACCTGTCGGCAGAGAAAGTCGACCCGTATATCAATGTTTCTTACACATCGACGCTGAACGCCCTCAGACGCGTGCGGGACCATGTAATCAATCTGGCAGAAGCACTCGCCGGCGAAAAGTAA
- a CDS encoding S49 family peptidase, with protein MSDQIDLSAVSNGIQNISQYFGVWAVDDTQFLQTFKQVASMDLVSHVNSGPAVPQVSLTVSEQDERSIAIVNISGLMTKYGSSLSNAGSTVAIRQAVRKAGNDPGIAAIILRIDSPGGTVSGTVDLANEVRVANTKKPVYTYAEDLTASAGYWVGSQARKIYANNSTAQIGSIGTYIGTYDLSGKAEKEGIKAVVIKSGNLKGGGFPGAEITEEQINNWQGIVNKIQTQFSAAVSKGRRLSLSRVNELATGQVYMADDALSFGLIDKIGSFSEMLADIRGTLAGQTGRRISAMSTGESMAATIEEIQAACPKADDTFVLDVLKSGLTIGEVKTRYIENLNAQIEMREQETAEVRQHNETLSKNGRRPGVDASLGSNGRPSQNYSGSFEELVRELVESGEQRQTAVIKAAKRDPQGHREYLIQNNPGSKMQRLINERFDM; from the coding sequence GTGAGTGATCAAATCGACTTGTCTGCAGTGAGTAACGGCATACAAAACATTAGTCAATATTTCGGTGTCTGGGCGGTCGACGATACGCAATTTCTGCAGACGTTCAAGCAGGTTGCCAGTATGGATCTGGTTTCACATGTGAACTCAGGCCCTGCAGTACCTCAGGTATCGTTGACGGTATCCGAACAGGACGAACGGTCAATCGCCATCGTCAACATTTCGGGACTGATGACTAAATACGGCTCGAGTTTAAGCAATGCGGGTTCTACGGTCGCAATCCGGCAGGCAGTACGCAAAGCGGGCAATGACCCGGGCATTGCTGCCATCATTCTGAGAATCGACTCTCCAGGTGGTACGGTGTCGGGAACGGTCGACCTTGCCAACGAAGTGAGAGTGGCCAATACAAAGAAGCCAGTCTACACGTATGCAGAAGACTTAACGGCGTCTGCTGGCTACTGGGTGGGTTCGCAGGCACGCAAGATTTACGCGAATAACAGCACAGCTCAGATCGGCTCTATCGGTACTTACATTGGTACTTATGACTTATCAGGTAAAGCCGAGAAAGAAGGCATTAAGGCAGTGGTGATTAAGTCAGGCAATCTGAAGGGCGGCGGATTTCCGGGCGCTGAGATCACCGAAGAACAGATTAACAACTGGCAGGGAATTGTGAATAAGATTCAGACGCAATTTTCTGCGGCAGTATCCAAGGGGCGTAGACTCTCATTAAGTCGAGTCAACGAGCTGGCAACGGGACAAGTTTATATGGCAGACGACGCGTTGTCGTTTGGACTGATCGACAAGATTGGTAGTTTTAGTGAAATGCTTGCTGATATTCGGGGGACGTTAGCAGGCCAGACCGGAAGGAGAATTTCCGCAATGAGTACAGGTGAATCAATGGCAGCGACAATTGAAGAGATTCAGGCAGCATGCCCGAAAGCAGACGACACGTTTGTTCTCGATGTTTTGAAAAGCGGGCTGACAATTGGCGAAGTAAAAACCCGCTACATCGAAAATTTGAATGCACAGATTGAGATGCGAGAACAGGAGACAGCAGAAGTAAGACAGCACAATGAGACACTGTCGAAGAATGGGCGGCGACCGGGTGTCGATGCTTCCCTGGGTTCCAACGGCAGACCATCACAGAACTACTCTGGCAGTTTTGAAGAGCTGGTACGGGAACTGGTGGAGAGTGGCGAGCAACGGCAGACAGCTGTGATTAAGGCAGCGAAACGCGATCCTCAAGGCCATCGTGAATATCTGATTCAGAACAACCCCGGTTCTAAAATGCAACGTCTGATCAATGAACGATTCGACATGTAG
- a CDS encoding tetratricopeptide repeat protein, protein MNTTIKSSWYKLTLLLAFSLYAHNYTYPEQPEIFSQTMIVATKGAELKTGSGVLRQLNPGEVLVATQRNQEWLWIPLRGGWISAADLKAPEELISILDQFIETKPTAERYHLRGIAQQVLKNYPAALTDFAASLKLKPENAHIYVNRGNIRRLQREYDLALDDLNRAVQLNDNDANAYYIRGLIRLEQKQLQSAVDDLTKAIQQNPHMVAALNARGITYRELNQFDRALQDFNQAIKANNFVSEVFSNRAAIWELQAQFESAIKDYQRALELNPASAVAHNDLAWLYATCAEEKLQNPGLAVSHAEKACELTRFEDWNLLDTMATAYQADQQLDKASRTLTQAIQKAPDEQKKALKKKLEKITN, encoded by the coding sequence ATGAACACAACAATTAAATCCAGCTGGTACAAGCTGACTCTGCTTTTGGCATTCAGTTTATATGCTCATAATTACACTTATCCCGAGCAGCCTGAAATTTTTTCTCAGACGATGATCGTGGCGACCAAAGGGGCTGAGCTCAAGACGGGCAGTGGGGTCTTACGTCAGTTGAACCCGGGGGAAGTCCTGGTCGCGACACAGCGAAACCAGGAATGGCTCTGGATTCCATTACGGGGAGGCTGGATTAGCGCCGCTGACCTGAAAGCACCAGAGGAACTGATTTCTATTCTGGATCAGTTCATTGAGACCAAGCCTACCGCCGAGCGATATCATTTAAGAGGAATTGCTCAACAGGTTCTGAAGAATTATCCCGCAGCGCTAACTGACTTTGCCGCCTCACTGAAACTCAAACCGGAGAATGCCCACATCTATGTCAATCGGGGTAACATCCGACGGCTACAGAGAGAGTACGATCTGGCTCTGGATGACCTGAATCGCGCCGTTCAACTTAATGACAATGATGCCAATGCGTACTACATTCGGGGCCTGATCAGACTGGAACAGAAACAACTGCAGTCCGCAGTAGATGATCTGACGAAAGCAATTCAGCAGAATCCACATATGGTAGCGGCTCTGAATGCCCGTGGAATCACCTATCGCGAATTGAACCAGTTTGATCGAGCGCTGCAGGATTTCAATCAGGCAATCAAAGCCAACAACTTCGTATCCGAAGTATTCAGCAATCGCGCTGCGATTTGGGAACTGCAGGCTCAATTTGAATCCGCGATCAAAGACTATCAACGAGCGCTGGAGCTGAACCCTGCTTCCGCTGTGGCACATAACGATTTGGCCTGGCTGTATGCAACCTGTGCTGAGGAGAAACTTCAAAACCCGGGACTGGCAGTCTCTCATGCTGAAAAAGCGTGTGAACTGACCCGTTTTGAAGACTGGAATCTACTGGACACCATGGCGACCGCATATCAGGCAGACCAGCAGCTGGACAAAGCATCCCGTACTCTCACTCAGGCAATTCAGAAAGCTCCTGATGAGCAGAAAAAAGCGTTAAAAAAGAAACTCGAGAAAATCACTAATTAG
- a CDS encoding terminase small subunit produces the protein MGSSSSGLNERFEVATQAECARFFGLSARTIQLWISAGCPGVSGCYPLADMLEWAKVNRWYKSSDPMLAGGSESDNLERYRGFRADLAEIDLQERESTMINPAKVRDTYLGSLQFFREAAGQLTQRFGNGAGKILSEAIENAERQVESVNEE, from the coding sequence ATGGGTTCGTCTTCTTCTGGTTTGAATGAGCGGTTTGAGGTAGCAACTCAAGCTGAATGCGCGCGGTTTTTCGGTCTGTCTGCTCGGACTATCCAGCTATGGATCAGCGCTGGCTGCCCGGGTGTTAGTGGGTGCTATCCACTGGCTGACATGCTGGAGTGGGCGAAGGTCAACCGTTGGTACAAGTCTTCTGATCCAATGCTGGCCGGTGGTAGCGAGAGTGACAATCTGGAACGCTACAGGGGATTCAGAGCAGACCTCGCAGAGATCGACCTGCAGGAACGGGAATCAACGATGATCAATCCAGCTAAGGTTCGTGATACCTACTTGGGTTCACTCCAGTTTTTCAGGGAGGCAGCAGGACAGCTGACACAACGGTTCGGCAATGGTGCAGGCAAGATCCTATCGGAAGCAATCGAGAATGCAGAGCGACAGGTTGAAAGTGTCAATGAAGAATAA
- a CDS encoding acyl-CoA dehydrogenase family protein: MTDSALNLYRPARFHDEFDCLLQTISKLSESSDSETGWPAEAWNAIRQAGVLGWNVPREFGGADLNSVEMTYGYIRLAEACLTTTFVLTQFNAACQRINWSQDPELKAGVFQELAAGEKFATVGISHLTTSRQHLSKPTVTAEKMKEGWKLDGFVPWVTGAVHADYIVTGGVFQDGTQILALVETDCEGVDPQSPIEMLSMTGSQTGAVKLNQVIVPDQFLIAGPVENVMKRPDGQGGAGSLTTSALALGVARRAIAKLGEEAVKRPDLLEIYQPFNAECEGISAEMFKTLKAGTLNGGFSEKIRGQANSLVLRASQALLAAVKGAGFVKGHPAERAIREAMFFLVWSCPQPVVHANMKEFACVLD, from the coding sequence ATGACTGATTCTGCTTTGAACTTATACCGACCAGCACGATTTCATGACGAGTTTGACTGTCTGCTTCAGACCATCTCGAAGCTGTCTGAAAGCAGTGATTCCGAGACAGGCTGGCCCGCAGAAGCCTGGAATGCGATCAGACAGGCGGGTGTTCTGGGCTGGAATGTTCCTCGGGAATTCGGCGGGGCCGATTTGAATTCTGTGGAGATGACTTACGGGTACATCAGACTCGCCGAGGCCTGCCTGACCACCACCTTCGTACTGACTCAGTTCAACGCTGCCTGTCAGCGGATCAACTGGTCTCAGGACCCGGAATTGAAAGCGGGCGTCTTTCAGGAACTGGCAGCGGGCGAAAAATTTGCCACGGTCGGGATTTCTCACCTGACTACTTCCAGGCAGCACTTGAGTAAACCGACGGTGACTGCTGAGAAAATGAAAGAGGGCTGGAAGCTGGATGGCTTCGTGCCCTGGGTGACCGGGGCTGTCCATGCAGATTACATCGTTACCGGGGGCGTTTTTCAGGACGGGACCCAGATCCTGGCGCTGGTCGAGACTGATTGCGAAGGAGTCGATCCTCAGTCACCGATTGAAATGTTATCGATGACAGGCTCTCAAACCGGCGCTGTGAAGCTGAACCAGGTGATCGTTCCCGATCAGTTTCTGATTGCAGGTCCGGTCGAGAATGTCATGAAACGCCCCGATGGACAGGGAGGCGCAGGCTCATTGACCACTTCGGCTCTGGCGCTGGGAGTCGCCAGACGGGCGATTGCAAAACTGGGCGAGGAAGCAGTGAAACGGCCCGATCTGCTGGAAATCTATCAGCCCTTCAATGCCGAATGTGAAGGCATCAGTGCAGAAATGTTCAAGACCCTCAAAGCCGGAACCCTCAATGGCGGATTTTCAGAGAAGATTCGCGGGCAAGCAAACTCACTGGTCCTGCGTGCTTCCCAGGCGCTGCTGGCTGCAGTCAAAGGAGCCGGTTTTGTCAAAGGGCATCCCGCCGAGCGTGCGATTCGCGAAGCCATGTTCTTTCTGGTCTGGTCCTGCCCGCAGCCGGTGGTCCATGCCAATATGAAAGAGTTTGCCTGCGTACTCGATTAG
- a CDS encoding tyrosine-type recombinase/integrase: protein MASVCKQSSNGKLNGRKSIQFKGHDGKRKTLRLGKVSMKTAEGVRAQVEHLLAHRITKHSLDRSTAQWLTEIEPELRNRLVSVGLIDARESTRLEDYCEAYYKMRETDTKPNTQKKYRNALNYIYEFFTREKLLKDITPGDCDEWRLWLVQKKLAENTVRKHCAVAKVFFNNAVRRKLIEENPFQDLKATSVPNKSREYFITAEETEKVLTACPDAEWRLIVALARYGGLRIPSEPYALRWSDINWADDRFYVSSPKTEHHEGKEGRMVPLFPQLRPYLEDCRELAEDDAEFVIVKHRHGSCNLRTTMQKIVKRAGLNQWPRLFQNLRSSRETELLSEGFQLQTVVAWLGNSAVVALKNYLQVREDDYKKATQNTAQYTTVSRGAVG, encoded by the coding sequence ATGGCAAGTGTCTGTAAGCAATCCAGCAACGGAAAACTGAACGGGCGAAAGTCCATCCAGTTTAAAGGGCATGACGGAAAACGGAAAACGTTAAGACTTGGCAAGGTGTCGATGAAAACGGCGGAAGGCGTTCGCGCTCAGGTTGAGCACCTTCTAGCGCATCGCATCACAAAGCATTCTCTTGACCGATCAACGGCCCAATGGTTGACAGAGATCGAACCAGAGTTGCGCAATCGTCTTGTGAGTGTCGGTCTTATTGATGCGCGGGAATCGACCAGACTGGAAGACTACTGTGAAGCGTATTACAAGATGAGAGAGACCGATACCAAGCCAAACACGCAAAAGAAATACCGTAACGCGTTGAATTACATCTATGAATTCTTTACCCGTGAAAAGCTCTTGAAAGATATTACCCCGGGTGATTGCGACGAATGGCGGTTGTGGTTGGTTCAAAAGAAACTGGCAGAGAACACGGTTCGCAAACACTGTGCAGTTGCGAAAGTGTTTTTCAATAACGCAGTCAGAAGAAAGCTGATTGAGGAAAACCCGTTCCAGGATCTGAAAGCAACATCGGTTCCCAACAAATCCCGGGAATACTTCATCACAGCTGAGGAAACGGAAAAGGTGCTCACAGCCTGCCCGGATGCGGAATGGCGGTTGATCGTCGCACTGGCCCGGTATGGTGGCTTGAGAATCCCCTCAGAGCCATACGCGTTACGCTGGAGTGACATCAATTGGGCTGATGATCGGTTTTATGTGTCGAGTCCGAAGACCGAACATCACGAAGGCAAAGAGGGTAGAATGGTGCCATTGTTCCCACAGCTCAGGCCCTATCTTGAGGATTGCAGGGAACTGGCAGAGGATGACGCAGAGTTTGTGATTGTGAAGCACAGACACGGCAGTTGTAACCTGCGCACGACCATGCAGAAGATTGTAAAACGGGCAGGTTTGAACCAGTGGCCGAGACTCTTTCAGAACCTCAGATCATCACGCGAAACAGAGCTGTTGAGCGAGGGTTTTCAACTACAAACGGTTGTTGCATGGCTGGGAAATTCGGCAGTTGTAGCGCTGAAAAACTACTTGCAAGTCAGGGAAGACGACTACAAAAAAGCGACGCAAAATACAGCGCAGTACACTACTGTTAGCAGGGGTGCAGTCGGGTAA
- a CDS encoding trypsin-like peptidase domain-containing protein: MGTGIVVDPRGYIVTNHHVIDGVDSLRVTMLDGSTYNARIISSNQSEDLAIIKINPNKKLTVMPPGTSSDLMLGETVIAVGNAFGYEHTVTSGIISSLSRDVEVNEKQSYKNLIQTDASINPGNSGGPLLNLDGEVVGINVAIRAGAQRIGFAIPIDDARKIIADLISTELLDHTYHGILANDIKQGDKQMLVLGQPAKDSPADKSGLQKDDIVMKAGSVNVVDRVDLERALMGHKPGDTIDLLIRREEKTQTVQITLADSGSVVRTTPVSAPIVRAQNNEISNDPTLEKTWEVLGIRISKVPETQKHLLNPRYEGGMMIEEVRPQSPAAMNGMRRGDILVGLHIWETVNLSNVSYVLSNSKLPSFNPLKFYILRKNETLYGHLPLNLTSTP, translated from the coding sequence ATGGGAACCGGTATTGTCGTTGACCCCCGTGGATACATCGTCACGAATCACCATGTGATCGATGGAGTGGACTCGTTGCGCGTCACGATGCTGGATGGCAGCACTTACAATGCGCGGATCATATCTTCCAATCAGAGTGAAGACCTGGCGATCATCAAGATCAATCCCAACAAAAAACTGACGGTCATGCCTCCAGGCACCTCATCGGACCTGATGCTGGGCGAAACCGTAATTGCTGTGGGCAACGCGTTTGGATACGAACACACAGTCACTTCCGGCATTATCAGTTCGCTTTCGCGTGATGTGGAAGTGAACGAAAAACAATCATACAAAAATCTGATCCAGACCGATGCCAGCATTAACCCCGGCAACAGCGGTGGTCCTCTGTTGAACCTTGATGGTGAAGTTGTGGGAATTAACGTGGCGATCCGTGCCGGTGCCCAGAGAATTGGCTTTGCCATTCCTATTGACGATGCCCGCAAAATCATTGCCGACCTGATCAGCACGGAATTACTTGATCATACCTACCATGGTATCCTGGCCAACGATATCAAACAGGGTGACAAGCAGATGCTGGTGCTTGGTCAGCCTGCCAAGGACAGCCCCGCTGACAAATCCGGTCTGCAGAAAGATGACATCGTCATGAAAGCCGGTTCAGTCAACGTTGTGGATCGTGTTGACCTGGAACGTGCCCTTATGGGACACAAGCCCGGTGATACCATTGACCTGCTGATACGTCGCGAAGAGAAGACTCAGACTGTTCAAATCACACTGGCTGACAGTGGTTCTGTGGTTCGCACGACTCCTGTCAGTGCTCCTATTGTACGGGCACAGAATAACGAAATCTCGAACGACCCCACACTCGAAAAGACATGGGAAGTACTGGGAATCCGCATCAGCAAAGTTCCAGAAACCCAAAAGCATCTGCTGAACCCCCGCTACGAAGGTGGCATGATGATTGAAGAAGTTCGCCCCCAGAGCCCGGCAGCCATGAACGGCATGCGTCGCGGTGACATTCTGGTGGGACTGCATATCTGGGAAACTGTGAATCTCAGCAATGTCTCTTATGTCTTAAGCAACTCGAAGCTCCCCAGCTTCAACCCACTGAAGTTTTACATTCTCCGCAAGAATGAAACCCTCTATGGCCATCTGCCACTCAATCTGACCAGTACGCCGTAG
- a CDS encoding MerR family transcriptional regulator, whose product MNTLLNENAVAYCLQTTPSKVKRWVKTAGLRAVVLPDGEYLIDRADLQLWVSARKVPLQVEEIRA is encoded by the coding sequence ATGAATACCTTACTCAATGAAAACGCGGTCGCTTATTGCCTGCAGACGACACCATCAAAAGTAAAACGATGGGTGAAGACTGCAGGTTTACGAGCGGTGGTACTTCCAGATGGCGAGTATCTGATTGACCGGGCAGACCTGCAGTTGTGGGTGTCTGCTCGTAAGGTTCCTTTACAGGTGGAAGAGATCAGGGCGTAA
- a CDS encoding thiamine-phosphate kinase, with amino-acid sequence MTAFHEFELIEWIRSQTGMSHTDLLGIGDDTAILQPPVDSELLLATDMLMEGAHFTFPPATPDLAGRKALAVNLSDIAAMGGTPHSALVSLALPRSRGPEFAKSVMQGIMELAAEFQTQLAGGDTNSWDGPLVINVAIIGTADQSHSIKRSGAQPGDWIFVTGALGGSLESHHLTFQPRVREAVTLRETVTIKSMIDVSDGLASDLQHILTESGVGAMIQSNQIPISQHVSPESTDAERLQQALSDGEDFELLFTVSAEEGQRLRDLNPLSIPLTHIGEITAEQGAKLQHPDDSTTPLESTGWKHQF; translated from the coding sequence ATGACTGCATTTCACGAATTTGAACTTATTGAATGGATTCGATCACAGACGGGAATGTCGCATACAGACCTGCTGGGGATAGGTGACGATACAGCGATACTGCAACCTCCGGTCGACTCAGAACTGCTGCTGGCGACCGACATGCTGATGGAGGGGGCTCATTTCACTTTTCCTCCCGCAACGCCGGATCTTGCCGGCCGCAAAGCGCTGGCGGTCAACCTGAGTGATATCGCGGCGATGGGCGGAACTCCTCATTCAGCACTGGTCAGTCTGGCGCTGCCTCGATCACGAGGACCTGAATTTGCCAAATCAGTGATGCAGGGGATCATGGAACTGGCAGCAGAATTCCAGACCCAACTTGCCGGTGGTGATACCAACAGCTGGGACGGCCCCCTGGTCATCAATGTCGCCATCATCGGAACCGCGGACCAGTCACACTCCATCAAACGTTCTGGGGCTCAACCAGGCGACTGGATCTTTGTGACCGGCGCTCTCGGCGGAAGCCTGGAATCCCATCATTTGACGTTTCAACCTCGCGTCAGGGAAGCTGTCACTCTGAGGGAAACCGTTACGATCAAATCCATGATTGATGTGAGTGACGGACTGGCATCGGATCTGCAGCATATTCTGACGGAATCGGGAGTCGGTGCGATGATCCAGTCGAATCAGATCCCGATCAGCCAGCACGTCTCCCCTGAGTCGACAGATGCTGAGCGTTTACAACAGGCGCTTTCAGACGGAGAGGACTTCGAGTTGCTGTTTACTGTCTCAGCGGAAGAGGGGCAGCGACTGCGGGATCTTAATCCACTGTCGATCCCTTTGACTCACATCGGTGAAATCACGGCAGAGCAGGGTGCGAAACTGCAGCACCCAGACGATTCAACGACCCCACTGGAAAGTACCGGCTGGAAACATCAGTTTTAA
- a CDS encoding helix-turn-helix domain-containing protein — MGRPQKERPALPPGIVGSVDELAAAIGVHRRTVQEWKAKHDFPSWSNGRYNIVKVDRWRHGYNFIENDNPSSLLDDMDHRTQALIESLKSLQSGLVQKLSEAHQDDYASILDEAIGGAVKDAYSEGDSDYFYTDFYKGEST; from the coding sequence ATGGGAAGACCACAAAAGGAAAGACCAGCATTGCCCCCCGGTATCGTCGGGAGTGTAGACGAGTTGGCAGCGGCAATCGGGGTTCATCGTCGAACTGTCCAGGAATGGAAGGCGAAGCATGATTTTCCCAGTTGGTCGAATGGCCGGTACAACATCGTAAAGGTTGACCGATGGCGACACGGTTACAACTTCATTGAGAACGACAACCCTTCAAGCCTGCTTGACGATATGGACCACAGAACGCAGGCCCTGATTGAGTCTCTGAAGTCTCTCCAGTCAGGCCTAGTTCAGAAGCTGTCAGAGGCTCACCAGGACGATTACGCGTCGATACTCGATGAAGCAATCGGCGGGGCTGTTAAAGACGCGTACAGCGAAGGTGACAGCGATTACTTTTATACAGACTTCTACAAAGGCGAATCAACTTGA